DNA from Triticum aestivum cultivar Chinese Spring chromosome 7D, IWGSC CS RefSeq v2.1, whole genome shotgun sequence:
gccttgatatgtgtgatgttactcatactaccagtaactagctatgttatcactttactctctttcttcatttattgcttgccacgtcacctattttatctagatatgtgtgatgttactatctatATTACTTTCATTGTGGGTAGTCTTACGGTGAAATGTGAGCACTACTGGGTCATTATTGAACGTCCAAAAAATACGGCTAAAGTTATTTAAAATTGAGGAGTTTCTCGCCCCTGTTTCATTCCATTTTATTAAAACGAACACATATCAGTGGCTACAGTTTCATATACTCGCCCCCGAGTAATGTTTGCAAAATGTGagtatatatatgaataaagcggCGACACGAAGTATTGCCGGGTGGACGGGCTGTCGGCCCATTTCAGCGCCCCAAGGAAGGCGGCACACGCATCAAACTTTGGTTTTACTACTGCTATAGCATCATCACAACCGAGCCAGTGCATGCGCGATGCGCATGTAGCTGTTTCACCAAGAAACTCGACGCCTCTCTCCAGCCTCCCGTTGCCTATAAATATGTTCTTCCTGCTCATGTGTTGACCATTGCAGTAAGTAAGCAAGAGCGAAGAAAGGAGGAGAGATTAGAAGAGAGCAACTATTCTCCTCCTTTGTGAGAGAGGATCGACGATGCATCCAAGAAGCGCGTCCACGGTGCGGCTCTGCCTTGTATGCCTCGTTCTCCTGCTGCTAACCCGAGATGCCCACTCCAGGAATCTCGTAGGGGCAGTGGTGGTGCAGAAGGAGAAGCACAAGCAGAGCCATGGCGGCCACGGCGCAGCCACCCTGGTGAGCAAACACTTCTCTCTGAACCATTTCCTTACTGGTTGCTTTACAAGCACGCATGCAGCATGCATATGCATTGAGAACAGCAGATGGTATATGCATATTCTTCTTGTCTCTGTTGCTCGGAGCAGCAACACCGTTCTTGATGCGATGATAACCACATGCATGCATCCCCTCATGCTCCTTGACTACATATGCATTCATAAACATGCAAgttgagtagtagtagtacaagtTCTTTTCTCCCTAGATGCTTTGCAATCTGTTATAACTGACGTGCTGGTGTACTCTTGATCGAGCTGCAGGAACCTTGGGGTGAGGAAGGGAGCAACGCAGGCGCCAAGAGGAGACAGCTGCAGCGTGATCCGACGAAATGGGAGGAGATCCACACGGATTACATCTACACCCAAGACGTCAAACACCCGTGACACTATCGTGTTTAGTATAGAGTAGTAGTATCAGCTCCTGGGGTCGTTTGGAGAGGACGGATTAGTCTGGGATTTGTCGTTTAAGTTTGAGCCACCGAGTCAAATCACAAATTAATCCCTCCTCTGTTAGTATAATTAGAGGCATGTAGTcggtgatgtaatgtataattatttCAGTCTAGCTTCGGCACACCCTTTAATTACTTATAGTTAATTAATATATGTATAATTACTGGTACTATCCTGCTAAATTTGGCAGGCGATGTTGCCCATCGATTTTGAGTGGATGCACGGATCTCGTTCGCGACCTCGAACCCAAATGGCCAATGCCGATGGACCTCCAGCCATcatagcccgcgacctcgacgagatccggggatccccaACCCCGCTGGCTCCTAAGCGAAGGCAAAAGTCTCGCCTGACCGCGAACGGAGCCTGGAGAAACTTATTCCGACGCGACACCACTGCAACGGCCTCGGCagcgtctccctcaaccctaaccTACCATACACCCACCTAGCGAACAGACCCGAGATtcctcctccctccggccgccgGAGCGGCCGATGAAGAGAGAGGAAACCGGCGGCGCGCAAGGGAACCCTCGTCGCCTCCCTTGATCGCCTCGTGCGATCCTACTTTTCCGGGTGGGACAATTGTGGCCAGCTGGTTGAAGACTTCTGTGTTTTACTACGTAATAACACTACTACACAGAGTCGGTGTAAGTTCTTTTTCGTGCGAAGCAGAACCCTTGTAATTTACAGGCTTTCTCCATTTCTGGAATATTCAGTAGCACTCCTATTTCAGTCTTATGGGGATATGCTTTGTGCAAGCTTACGCTGCCAAAGTACGAAACTTTTTCTTGTAGTCCCATGCGGAGTATAGGTTTTTCCAAACGAAAATGAATGGTGAAACCAGTACGAGATCGATGGATAATATAGCGGTGACGGGCCGCTAGACATTTCGTCGCAGCTGAACACAGCTCACCAGTACCGGCCTGGAATAAAATAAAGTTCAATCCCACAATCGCGTTAAGCGTCAGAGCTCCCAGTCCCTGGTTCCCTGCAAGGTGGCCCTAATTTTCTCCttccagttttttttttttgcttctttACAAAATATACAGGATTTTAATAAATGGTCATCAATTCAAAAAAGAATCCAAATTCAACAAATATTCCaacttttgaaaaaatgttcacgaattaaaGAGAATGTTCCTGGGTTCGAAAAACTGTTCCAATTTTTTAAAATCTATGAAttggaaaatgttcttgaatttCAAAAATCATTCAGAATTCTATAAAATGGTCAAAATATTCATGGTGTccaaaaaatttcatgaatttagAACCTGGATTTCAGGAAAGTTAAAAATCTTATCGGATTTTCAAAGAATGTTCCCAAAACTCATAAACTTTTCtgaatttccaaaaatgttcacaaatttgaaaaaatgtctAGAAGATTAAAATTTGTTCAACTATTTCAAAACATGTTTTGAATATCAAAAAAGATTtatgaaaatgaaaaatgttcccagatttcaaaaaatgttcatgcatataaaaaatctcaaaattcaaataatattcctgaattaaaaaaatgttaccaAAATTTGAAAATCAGGAATTGGAAAACTGGTCATTAATTTTTTGAAATGAGGTTCAGAAAATTCAAAAAATGGTCAAAGATTGGCAAAATGTCCCTTGATTTTAAAAGATTTGGATGTTTCTTAAAACATTAGGAAATTAAAAATAATTACAAAGAAAAAATGGGTCACGGAAGGTTCTAGAATCTTGCCAAGACAGTTAGGGAGGAAACCGGGAATAGGCCAGCCCATATAGCAGGTGCTCTCACTAGGATTCATACATTGTTGGTATTCCTAGGAGCTCCTATTGCGTCCAATAGGAATGTGACACTCACATGGCAATTCGACTGGGCCGACCCATTGGTGGATACTATAGCGTGCGATTGGGATGGCGAAAATTAGAGTGGATGGTGTAGTCGCATGTGATCTCAATGAAGGTACATTTAGTGCAGTTTGCAGGGATTCAGCCGGAACATATATGGAATCTTCAGTCATCCGGAGTAGGGGAATTTCTGACCCAGCCACTCTGGAGGCATTAGCGTGTCGTGAAGCTCTAGCGCTAGCCACAGATCTTGCGCTATCGCAAGTGTTGGTGGCCTCGGACTGCCAAGGTGTGATACATGATATCAAGAACTATACTGGAGGAGTTTATGCAAGCATTATCAAAGAGATTTTGGAACATCTAGAAATTTTCAGCATTGTTCCTTCATCTTCGAAGGGCGAGAGTCTAATTTCAAGGCACATAGCCTCGCCAAATATGCTTTTGGCCTGGATTTCCGGCGCCATGTGTGACTCTTAAACCCACCAGACTTACATTGTATCCCCATGAACTTGTGTACTCAATAAAGCAAAGTATGTTTAGACTAAAAAATACTGCAGCACGCAAGCTACTATAGCAATCCGGTAGCAACTAACTGAGGGGTGCCCCAGTTGCTCAAAAAAACTGAGGGGTACCCCTTGTGTGAGCCCCTCAAGGGTCATTTTTGATGGGCCGAGAGCATGCTACTTGGCACCCTCTACGCCGTCGCCATGTGTCGCGTGTTGGGTGCTTCCtaaggatttttatttatttttctgtacgCATTTTCGTGCTTTAGATGCGGTCTTTTTGGCTTTTCAATTTTCCCTAGATTTTGGACAAAAAATGCGCAAAAAATCTGTTCTTTTCTTTCACGGGAGGCACAAGTTTGATTCTCATGGAGGCATATGTTTTCTTCCACGACAGGCACATTTCCTCTCGGGAAGGGAAAATGGTGGGGGAACACCCGTGCTTCTGGCTCATGTTTTTCTTCtagtttttccttttttgtgaaaTAAGGTTCGtcgaaacctattaacatgggatctaatttCAAAGACCTCGATGCGtgaaatccaacggtgaaaacggttcggaatttggacgcacggtttaagagataattttttttgaaatataaaTAAACGAATATACAAAAAAAAACTCCCAGGTTGTGAAACTGGCGTACTGCATATCCGCCACTTATCGCAACCTGGGAAGGCGAGAGTGACCTTTGTAAGGGGTTACTCTAGCAATGGTTCAATTATAGtttaaaaaaattgatttttttccgAAATCATGAAAATACGtcaagtttgtgaacatttttctcaaacataaaaaaataaataaaaatatcaaATATTTTTTCTTGAATTATGAATTAATTATGAATTTTGAATATTGTTTTTCAATTTTCTAGCATTTATTGAAAAGTGTGAACAAATTTCAAAATCTTggacaaattttgaaaaaagagaACATATTTCGAAATATTCTACACATTTTTATAGAAACACCATCAAATTTTGTAATCccaaacttttttgaaaattttgatttttttaattttcatgATTATGAACCTATTTTTTGAAAAagtgaacaaatttcaaaattctGGACATTTTAAACAGAACACGATGTTTTATTAAACAtaaacaaaatttaaaatttcaAGAATTTTATGATAAATTAAAAATAGTTCTACGTAATTTTTTAATATTTTGAATGTTTCTTAAAATTTTTGAATTTTCTAAAAGATGACAAAAAGGAACAAAAGAAGAGtaaaataatatataaaaatgGTTAAGGAACATTCTAGACACGTAGAACCGAAGATAAAATACTATGTTATGCTACTTAAATAGGCCTGCCAGACCGATCGATCTCCTTGCTCGCCTTTGCGGCTGGGCAACTGTGTTGGCACAGTGAGTGAGCGTCAAACATGAAATATTGGTATTCCCCATCCTAGGTGGGGAACAACGAAATCATTAGTTGAGAGTTATCCCTCACGAAGGTCGCTTCCCACCTTTTGAGGCACTACCAGGTGGTGCACTTTACCTGCTCCACTTGTTGTAACCTGCAAAAATTTTCGGTACATTTGTTTATTCAGTATGTTTTATTTCGTTAATTGTGTGttcaaatctcaaaccgttttcaccattgtaTTTTCGCATTGAGATCATctaaactagatcccatgttaataggtttcaatgaatttttttcacaaaaaaacctaGAAAAAACCAATACAGAAAAACTGATAAAGAAACAAAAACCAAAAAAGCCGACAGAATAAAACAGGATTGCAGCTTTTCACCCTTTTATCCTTTTTGAGATGCACAATCATGCTTCTCAAGGAAATAAATATGTGCTTCAACGAGAAGCAAATTTGCGCTTCTTGCGACAACACAGTTTTTTCTGACAAGCACAACTGCGCTTGTTGTTATAGATTTTTTTTCCCTTTTTGGATAAGCACATGTGGAAGCAAATTCTCCATGAGTTGCAAAATATGTGCTTCTCATGGAAACATgagtttttttccctttccgagaagcATAGTTGTGTTTCTGGCGAAAGGAAATTAGTGCCCCACAAGAAGCACTGTGCTTCTCGGCGTGAAGCACATTTTTTCACAACAGTAAACAATCCGCGCAATTTTATTCTTCAATATCTAGGGAAAACTAGGCTAAAACCGAAAAGCtaaaaaaaaccaaaaaacccCATATAAAACAGGAAAACAGGTAAAAAAAATTAAATCCAAAGGGATCGTCCTATATGCGACATGTGGCAGTGGTCAGACGCACCACTTAATGTGCCCGCACGTCACCAAAAGTGACCCCTGGAGGTTTGGTAACCTCCAGTTTAGTTGCTCTCGATGAACAGGATGTGTCAGTGAGTGTTAAGCGCCAGTTGCATGAACCAGCACCTAGGGGACGCCCGCGTGGGCTGCGCCAAGTAATCGTTGGCCGCTCACTCGCCGAGCCTTTTCGTAGGGCACGACTATGTCTCACGTCGAGGCAGTAGCTCGCCTCGCCTGCACGCAACTGGCTTATGGATCGACCCATTTGCCAAGatggtgtcatgatgacgtcattcatgatttttcttttcttccGTTTGTATTTcctttattttcattttcttttttttgtttctaaAGCGTTCGTCGCATTTAAAAGaattgttaatcatgtattttaaaaaatgttaaacatgtacaaAACAATGTTTCTAATGTTTACGCAACATCAATATGTTTTGAAAAAATAGTCATTCAAACATGTATTCGAAAAAAAATTACTCGTGTATTCAAATAAGTTTAAACATGTACAAAAAATGTTTGAGTTGTATATAAAAATTGTACAATGTATACGAAAAAATTGACATCAAAACATATGTTTCAAGAAATGCCAAtcatgtattgaaaaaatgtttaACCTTCGTAAGAAAATGTTTCATATGCATACGAAAATTTTAAAATATGTAGGAGACAAGTacatataaaaaaatatgaaaagaTGTTatccatgtatttgaaaaaatgttaagcATGCATAAATAAATGTTTATGATGTATAATTTTTTTAACATGTTTATTAAAATATTTACACATGTGTTGAAGAAAAGTAGACCTCAATACATTTATTTTATAAAAaggttaatcatgtatttaaaaatgtgaaACATGCATAAAACAATGTTCTTGATGTACGCCAAAAATATATGATATGTATGAAAAAAATAGGTATTAAAACATATATTTAAATCACCCGCAAAAAACATATAGTAAAACaatgttaaccatgtatttgaaaaatgttaaatgtgtgcaAGAAAAATGCCCCTTATGTATACGAAAAATATCACGAAAAAGTCTGCAAATTTAGAAAATGGAAAAAactaaaaatgaaaaagaaaaggaaaaacgaaaACGAAAAAAAGGATTAAACTCGAGTTTCTTTTGTGGATTGGGGGATAAAAATCGAGTGAAACACGcagaaaaagagaaaacaaactGGCCGAAAGCTACGCAAAATAGGCATGGGCCGACCCACTTAAAGCCTGTAACTGGCACTATAAACGCTAAATTGAAAATCGCCAATTTCAGCACACATGCATGTCTTGTCTAAAAAAAAGCACACATGCCTGTCGTCGGTATTTGAAAAAGGGACATGGCTCGCTGGCGCTCGTGCACTCGTACACGGGAGCGAGCGCTCTCCCATATAAGGAAGGACCACCCCGCGCGCCAGTGAGGACATCAAAAAAGGAAGGCGAATGCACGCGCATAACTATTTCACCTGCATTTATTAGGGGATCAAAAACTTTAAAAACTTATAACTTTTGATTAGAATGTCAAAATTCaaatccgttttcaccgttgggtttctcgcgacgagttcttcaaaactagatcccatatgagaAGGTTTCGACGAAGTTTTTTTCGAGCAACTTTATGTGCTACAGAGGCAACTTTAGTGTTATAGAAAAGCAACTCCTTTCACCCCTAATATAACTACCTATCAACGTAGTATCCTTGTAAGTTGGTTACCATGACTACCAATTGTCTAGCTTCACCCCTAAATCGCCTACCACAAGGACAACTCCAACGTGGATCACCAATACGCCCCAATATCGGTATCGGCCTCTCTAGACACTTTCAACCATCCAATGAGTCCAACTACTATCAGGCATGTAAAAAATGTCTGCTGCACCATATAAGTTCCTTGCAGTAAAAAATAGCATGCATCCCCTATGCAAAAGTAAAAACATTGAGCAACTTTGCTATGATTTGAGACAACTCTTGTAAATTTTGAAGCAACTAGTGGCATGCATTAAAAGAGGGGTTGTTTCCCATAAGTTCCTTGCAGTAATATCAGACAACCCTTGTGCAAAAAAAAAAGAACCACAAAAACAACAAGTAGAGACAACATATATAGGTGGCACTAATGCATATATATTCTCTAACATAGGAAATTGTAGTGTGATTCATGGGCAACTATTAAGAAAACAAAAATGTGTTCCATACATTTGTATGCAACTGTTGATGTGAACTAAGCAGCTCCATATATATTCCGATGCAACTTAATCTACTAATATTGTATGTTTTAGAATAGGAGTAACTCTCTCTATTGTGTGATGCAACTAATACAATATTTTTAGAATTACTTTCTATCCACCTCTCTTCGCCCGTTCTGGTTGCCTTCCTTCTTCATCTTCATCGTTTCATCAAAAAAATCTGAAGAAACCACAGGCACCTCCTGTTGATCCACCATTTCGCCCTGTGAAGCATTAGTTTGAGCAGCCCTTTTGCTTGTAACTCAATATAAAAAACACAAAAATGCAAAACTATTCTAAAAAACAAGCAACTGCCCTAGCAAAACCAACCAATTGTCCTAGCGAAACCAAGCAACTCCCCTAGCATCTACTTTAGGCAGAGGAAAAAATGTATGAGCAACTTGAATAGCCTTTTATGGACAAATATTCGATCTACTCCCCCCTCCCATCCACCTTCTCGTATGTTGTAGCAGAAGATTAAAGCAACTCAATTACGAAGAAACGCAAAAACTGGGAAACTGTTGTAGCAGAAACAAGCAGATGTCCCTGGCACTACTACTTAGATTGTCTATTTTAGGCAAAAAAAACATATGAgcaagttgaataacctttgtggacAACTatcttaccccccccccctccctcatgTAACTTCTCATCTGTTCTAGTAATAATTCAAACAACTCAACTACAAAAGGACACAAAATGCAAAACTGTTCTAGCAAAAAAACAAGCAACTGTCGTAGCAAAACCAAGCACTTGTTGTAGAAAAATCAAGCAACTCCCCTAGCATCTACTTTAGGGTggagggtgggggcggtggtgtgCTTCGCGTGGAGCGCATCGACGGGAGGAGGATCGGGGCAATAGCCGTATagctgggaggaggaggagcatgactgGGAGGAGGAGGATCACGGTTTTAGTTACGTCCGCATGACCACCTCCACCCTGCTCCCCATGTATGATTATTCGCCAAATATTTACGAGCATACCAAAGGGATTCCACCCGAGGAGATAAATTCTTGACACATCTCTATGACACAAACTTGAAAGGTATCCAAAACATTTGCATATTAGCCAAATTATGGTCTTGGTAATGTTACTGTTCATGAGGATTGGGCAAGTGGGTACATGGTTTTAGACAAGTGTATGGTTGATTgtgggcaactggatacatggCTTTGGACAACTCTACGATTGATTGTGGGCAACTGTGGGAAATTCTTAACTAACACATGCAACTAAGAATAGCAGGAAATTCTTAACTAACACATGCAACCAGGAATAGCAGGGCCAAAAAGAACACTTGTTTGAACCAACCTATCCAATCAAGAAGAGCTTATTCCATCAACAAATCTTAAAAAGTTCCTTTCCAATTTCAATAAGGCTTGGTGTGCATTGACTGTTGTCGTGTACAACTTACCTATGAATTTAGTCCATCACTCATCTCACAAGAAAACACCTATCTGTTAGCTTGACTGAGAAGAGAGgctaaagaaaattacatggatttCCCATGATTGAGTCTGAGCAACTCTTTGCAGATGTGCATCAACTACTAATATCAGGGGTTGCAAAATGTGCACACATTCCAGCAAACAACCCCACATCGAGAGTAGAAGCTTGTGTGTTAGCCATATTGGTTCTAGCTATATTTCCTGAAAATTGAGTGTGCACTACCGAAATAAGCTACTACTCTTGCTAATATCAATGTGTATCCCAACTTTCTAATCCTAAAACTATCATGGCCAGTTTACTCATATTCTGCACCCTTCTGTCAAAATAACCATGCAAATCAATCATCACATCATTTCTAAGCCACCAGGAACTACTTCCTAGATGTATCTTCTCAGTCTGTATGCATATTCAACTCGGAGATGATAATCTAAAAAACTTACAAGCAAGCAATGTGTGAGAAACTTGAATAACCTTTGTGGAAAACTATCGGACCCCCCTCCCCATGCAACTTCTCATCTGGCCTAGCAAAAATCTGAGCAACTCAattaaaaacacaaaatgcaaaacTGTTCAAGTAAAAAGGAAGAGACTGTCCTAGAAAAACCAAGCAACTGCATTACAAAAGGCAGAAATGCAACAAAATGTTCAAAAACGATTCCGAGCAACTGCCCCAACAAAACTAAGCAACTGCGgtacacacacaaaatgcaactcTTTTAACGAAATCCAAGTAACTACTCTATCCTTAGAGTGGAAAGTCGCCTTCTGAATCCAATGCTGCCCAACCCCCTTCAATCCCCATATCAGGCGTGACACCATCACAAGAGAAGCCACTCAGCGGAGTACAAAATCCACACCTCTCCCTTGTTTCCAGGCCCTATCGATTTAGTAAAACTTAAAGCAACCTTCCGTTTAATTCCAGGCAACCCATATTAAAAACTTGAGCAACTATTTGCAACTACTTCATAACAAAGATTGTGTTGAGATGTAGGCAAGTACATAAAGCTTTTGCAGCCGGTGGTTTTGTGGTAAAACAAAACCTAAATTCTAAAAAAAATGCAACCAAAAAATAAATCAGAATAAGTCATTGGAAATTAGTTTTTTGTCGGCAAGATACATAGTTGATTGCGGCAAAAATTATATGATTTGTAGGCAAACTGTGTGTTTCATTGCAGGCAGAAAATTGTGCTGCAATGAAACAAAGGGCAAAGGAAAAACTATATTTTCTAACGGGTGATAAAATTAGGCAACTGCAATGTTGGTCTCAAGCAATTTTTGGATGTACTGGGACTCGTGTGATTGTGCATATTCTAGTATATATACACTTAACATAATTTGACAGCTTAATTGATTGCTCTGCTGCTCCATCATGCATCAGCTGTAACTCAATAAAATAATTGCTTCTCTGTCAGGCTCATCAGTCTAGATCAGACATGCATATGCTAGTATTTAGCTCCATCTCTAACAAATTAACaacactagctagctagcttgacGAGGCTGGATCATCACCAATTTCTGAATTGTTGTTTCCTCTGAACACGCATGGCATCCAACATCCTCCtggtgctgctgttgttgctgccaCCATCTTCAGCG
Protein-coding regions in this window:
- the LOC123170184 gene encoding phytosulfokines 1: MHPRSASTVRLCLVCLVLLLLTRDAHSRNLVGAVVVQKEKHKQSHGGHGAATLEPWGEEGSNAGAKRRQLQRDPTKWEEIHTDYIYTQDVKHP